A stretch of Imperialibacter roseus DNA encodes these proteins:
- a CDS encoding cold-shock protein yields the protein MEGTVKFFNNSKGFGFIKPSNGGEDIFVHVSGLVDEVRENDEVTFEVEQGKKGMNAVNVEVVR from the coding sequence ATGGAAGGAACAGTAAAATTTTTCAACAATTCAAAAGGTTTTGGTTTCATTAAGCCATCAAATGGCGGTGAAGACATCTTCGTTCACGTTTCAGGTCTAGTTGACGAAGTTCGTGAGAACGACGAAGTGACTTTTGAAGTTGAGCAAGGCAAAAAAGGCATGAACGCCGTTAATGTCGAAGTAGTGCGATAG